The proteins below are encoded in one region of Arenibacter algicola:
- a CDS encoding carboxypeptidase-like regulatory domain-containing protein — MTLKDFKFIFALIFSVSTFAQHSISGTVIFSTNNNVIADVNVYDKVSGLLATTDQSGYFQFRTSKKEVTLVFFSYEYEVKEVTIQTENSSELIIALNDLTQNLTEVEVIARKQGVFDLKRLNDVEETAIYAGKKTEVILVEKSMANLASNNARQIYSQVAGLNIYQNDDAGLQLNIGGRGLDPNRTANFNTRQNGYDISADVLGYPESYYTPASEGLEEIQVIRGAASLQYGTQFGGLINFKIKSPNPSKPLEVITRNTLGGFGLYTHFTSLNGTNNKWSYYTYFNYKNGKGFRPNSEFESKNVFANLGYQFTENTSLTVELSYLRYLAHQGGGLTDAMFAENPYQSNRERNWFKVDWLLYNFKFAHKFSNQTNFTFNFFGLDASRNALGFRTNRVNQVDPQNERDLIKGNFSNFGYESRLLSKYKMLNQNATFLVGTKFYKADNYQKQGPGNAGKGPDFNFALSEYPYYPNQSEFDLPNFNLSFFGENIYYASNSFSITPGFRFEYIKTQSDGFYKHINTDAAGNVIFEETVRESQNFDRSLLLLGIGLSFKPNLTLEVYGNISQNYRSVTFSDINITNPAFSINSDITDEKGFTTDLGMRGNFNNIISYDLGVFGLFYNGRIGFVQKSLSDGRVISERGNVGNAVMYGIESLFDFNLKKYFDLNKHVKLNSFVNTALINSEYTTSEQYGVKGNKVEFVPDLNIKIGVQGGYKNLLGNIQYTYLGSQFTDATNSTLASLSGVVGKIPEYDILDVSLSYKYANFKLETGINNVLDNRYFTRRATGYPGPGIIPSAPKNWYATLQIKF; from the coding sequence ATGACATTAAAGGACTTTAAGTTTATTTTTGCACTTATTTTTAGTGTTTCAACGTTTGCACAACATAGCATTTCGGGTACTGTTATCTTTTCGACAAACAACAATGTCATTGCTGATGTTAATGTTTACGATAAAGTTTCTGGATTATTGGCAACAACAGATCAATCTGGTTACTTTCAATTTCGAACCTCAAAAAAAGAAGTGACACTTGTATTTTTTTCCTATGAGTATGAAGTTAAGGAAGTAACAATTCAAACCGAAAATTCTTCTGAATTAATTATAGCTTTAAATGATTTGACCCAAAACTTGACCGAAGTTGAGGTCATTGCCAGAAAACAGGGCGTCTTTGATTTAAAACGATTGAATGATGTTGAGGAAACCGCCATATATGCAGGTAAAAAAACAGAAGTTATTTTGGTTGAGAAATCAATGGCTAATTTGGCCTCGAACAATGCACGCCAAATATACAGCCAGGTAGCAGGACTGAATATATACCAAAACGATGATGCAGGTTTGCAGCTTAATATTGGTGGACGAGGTCTGGACCCTAACCGGACAGCGAATTTTAACACCAGGCAAAATGGGTATGATATCAGTGCGGATGTTTTGGGTTATCCTGAAAGTTATTATACGCCAGCTTCGGAGGGCCTGGAGGAAATTCAAGTGATCCGTGGTGCAGCTTCGTTACAATATGGTACGCAATTTGGAGGTCTAATAAATTTCAAAATAAAATCTCCAAATCCCAGTAAACCTCTAGAAGTGATTACTAGAAACACATTAGGAGGTTTTGGGTTATACACTCATTTTACAAGTTTAAATGGCACAAACAATAAGTGGAGCTATTATACTTATTTTAACTATAAAAATGGCAAAGGATTTAGACCAAATTCAGAGTTTGAATCTAAAAATGTATTTGCTAATTTGGGATACCAATTTACAGAAAATACTTCGTTGACCGTCGAGCTGTCTTATTTACGCTATTTAGCGCACCAAGGCGGTGGATTGACCGATGCCATGTTTGCCGAGAATCCATATCAAAGTAACCGTGAACGGAACTGGTTTAAAGTAGATTGGTTACTTTATAACTTTAAATTTGCACACAAATTTTCCAACCAAACCAATTTTACTTTCAACTTTTTTGGTTTGGATGCGTCCAGAAATGCACTAGGATTTAGAACCAATAGGGTAAATCAAGTTGACCCTCAAAATGAGCGAGACCTAATTAAAGGGAACTTCTCTAATTTTGGCTATGAATCTCGATTATTAAGCAAGTACAAGATGTTAAATCAAAATGCGACATTTTTAGTGGGCACCAAGTTTTACAAAGCGGACAATTATCAAAAGCAAGGGCCAGGTAATGCCGGGAAAGGACCGGATTTCAACTTTGCCCTTTCCGAATATCCCTATTACCCAAACCAATCTGAGTTTGATTTGCCCAATTTCAATTTGTCTTTTTTTGGGGAAAATATTTATTACGCTTCCAACAGTTTTTCAATAACACCTGGATTTCGTTTTGAATATATAAAAACACAAAGCGATGGGTTTTACAAACACATAAATACGGATGCTGCAGGCAATGTTATCTTTGAGGAAACCGTAAGGGAAAGTCAGAATTTTGATCGTTCCCTTCTATTATTGGGAATTGGGTTGAGTTTTAAACCAAACCTAACCCTAGAGGTTTATGGGAATATTTCACAAAATTATCGCTCCGTAACTTTTTCCGATATCAATATTACAAATCCCGCTTTTTCCATAAATTCAGATATTACAGATGAAAAAGGGTTCACAACTGATTTGGGAATGCGGGGTAACTTTAATAATATTATATCTTATGATTTAGGTGTTTTTGGTTTGTTCTATAACGGTAGGATCGGGTTTGTTCAAAAAAGTTTGTCCGATGGTCGGGTAATCAGCGAAAGAGGTAATGTAGGAAATGCTGTGATGTATGGTATAGAATCCTTATTTGATTTTAATCTAAAAAAATATTTTGATCTAAATAAACATGTAAAACTTAATTCTTTTGTTAATACAGCACTAATAAATTCCGAATACACAACTTCGGAACAATATGGTGTGAAAGGAAATAAAGTGGAGTTTGTTCCGGATTTAAATATCAAAATAGGGGTGCAAGGGGGTTATAAGAATTTGCTGGGAAATATTCAGTATACATATCTGGGAAGTCAGTTTACAGATGCCACAAATTCCACGCTTGCAAGTTTGAGTGGTGTGGTAGGGAAAATTCCTGAATACGATATTTTAGATGTCTCACTTTCTTATAAATATGCAAATTTCAAGTTAGAAACTGGCATTAATAATGTTTTGGATAATAGGTATTTTACAAGAAGAGCTACAGGTTACCCTGGACCTGGTATAATTCCATCGGCACCAAAAAATTGGTATGCTACCTTGCAAATAAAATTTTAA
- a CDS encoding 7TM domain-containing protein, which produces MNSTYKFRITILAILILATISLAFKIVPATKYIDSFYADDMYNVHYRYFYKTQKGNTIVRTFIPKSNDHQRITNAKDVSDSPGSFQELNEGNNLKGVWTSTKENNYEDINYQFTFEGQTKNYDFPLNFDHNRSNYDSYLEASQYIQVNDDRIDSLANLLSTDAISDRQVIRNLFDFVYEIPSAPIISLTDAITTLEQNRASCNGKSRLLVALARKLGYPSRIKGGIILEEANKRTSHSWTEININDKWIPFDALNNHYAHLPANYLELYEGDEFMITYTSGINFDYTYEIKKQVNIPFLGISADEFGKKYPISLWGLVENDIINLQMLILLLMIPIGGLLVAFLRNVVGLKTFGVFLPVLISFSLMEIGFIKGIISFIFLILFVGLVTRPFNRLGLLHTPKLVISLSLMVLVMLAGSYIGMITNVVWLTSLSFFPTIILTVSAERFSTLIAEDGFQKATATFSQTIISVVFCYWLLSSSIVSSVIILFPEILLIVIALAMILGRYIGLRWTELFRFQPLFNLKNI; this is translated from the coding sequence ATGAATTCTACCTACAAATTTCGTATTACCATTTTGGCTATCCTGATTTTGGCAACGATTTCTCTGGCCTTTAAAATAGTCCCGGCAACCAAGTACATAGACAGTTTCTATGCAGACGACATGTACAACGTCCACTACCGCTACTTCTACAAGACCCAGAAGGGCAATACCATCGTTAGGACATTTATACCAAAAAGCAATGATCATCAGCGCATTACCAACGCCAAGGATGTCTCCGATAGTCCCGGGAGCTTTCAAGAATTGAACGAAGGCAATAACTTAAAAGGTGTATGGACAAGCACCAAAGAAAATAATTATGAGGATATAAACTATCAATTCACCTTTGAGGGCCAGACCAAGAATTATGATTTTCCGTTAAATTTTGATCATAATAGATCAAATTATGATTCCTATTTAGAAGCTTCCCAGTATATACAAGTAAATGATGACCGCATTGATTCCCTGGCAAATCTTTTATCTACCGATGCGATCAGTGATCGGCAAGTCATTAGAAACCTTTTTGATTTTGTATATGAAATCCCCTCAGCGCCGATAATTTCCTTAACGGACGCCATAACCACCTTGGAACAAAACAGGGCTTCCTGTAATGGAAAAAGTAGGTTACTGGTTGCATTGGCCAGAAAATTGGGCTATCCCTCACGGATCAAAGGAGGTATAATCTTAGAGGAGGCCAATAAGCGCACCTCGCATTCCTGGACGGAAATTAATATAAACGACAAATGGATACCTTTCGATGCCCTGAACAATCACTATGCCCATTTGCCGGCCAATTATCTGGAATTATATGAAGGGGATGAATTTATGATCACCTACACCTCTGGTATCAACTTTGACTATACCTATGAGATCAAAAAACAGGTCAACATTCCGTTCTTGGGGATCAGCGCAGATGAATTTGGAAAGAAATACCCCATATCACTATGGGGATTGGTCGAAAATGACATCATTAATCTACAGATGCTCATCCTCCTGCTCATGATCCCCATAGGCGGATTACTGGTAGCTTTTCTTAGGAATGTTGTTGGATTAAAAACATTTGGCGTATTCCTGCCAGTTTTAATATCATTTTCCCTGATGGAAATAGGGTTTATAAAAGGAATTATTTCTTTTATATTTTTAATACTATTTGTGGGATTAGTGACAAGGCCCTTTAATAGATTAGGACTGTTGCACACACCAAAATTAGTTATCTCACTTTCACTAATGGTGTTGGTCATGTTGGCCGGGTCGTATATAGGAATGATAACCAATGTTGTGTGGTTGACTTCCCTTTCCTTTTTTCCGACCATAATTCTCACCGTCTCGGCGGAACGATTTTCCACCTTGATCGCTGAGGACGGTTTTCAAAAAGCAACTGCCACCTTCTCACAAACCATAATTTCTGTAGTTTTCTGTTACTGGCTATTGTCCAGCTCCATTGTTTCTTCGGTCATCATTTTGTTTCCTGAGATACTGCTGATTGTCATTGCGCTGGCCATGATTTTAGGACGTTACATTGGGTTGCGATGGACAGAATTATTTCGATTTCAACCTTTGTTCAACCTTAAAAATATTTGA
- a CDS encoding HTTM domain-containing protein, with translation MRLNITSYLAKSTNAAPLVVFRICFGIMMCFSIGRFWYLGWIESLYIQPKFHFSYYGFGWVKPIGMYTYLLFAICGIAAILVALGLKYRIAIIAFFLSFTYIELMDKTTYLNHYYFISLLSFLMIFIPANAYFSMDNYIRKKAYINIPKWTIDSIKLLLGIVYFYAGLAKLNSDWLFRAQPLKIWLPAKYDLPLIGEVLMHQNWFHYTMSWSGILYDLSIPFLLLYKKSRRFAFILVVIFHVFTRVLFPIGMFPFIMIVSALIFFDADLHKRIIRALKYIFIFKINTSSVSKVDDYAFNYRKPLLFIIGVFFGFQLIFPFRYLLYPNELFWAEEGYRFSWRVMLMEKMGISTFKIVNGETNDFFYVDNKDFLTPFQEKQMSFQPDFILEYAHYLGDYFTSQGHDNVQVFVESYVALNGRISELFIDKGIDLLQEKESFKPKHWILPFKDDIKGL, from the coding sequence ATGCGTTTAAATATTACCTCATATCTCGCTAAATCAACCAATGCCGCACCTCTAGTCGTATTTAGAATTTGTTTTGGCATTATGATGTGCTTTAGTATTGGGCGATTTTGGTATCTCGGTTGGATAGAATCGCTGTATATTCAACCGAAGTTTCATTTTTCATATTATGGTTTCGGGTGGGTCAAACCTATTGGCATGTACACCTATTTACTTTTTGCCATTTGTGGAATAGCGGCCATCCTAGTTGCATTGGGATTAAAATACAGAATAGCTATAATTGCTTTTTTCTTGAGCTTTACATATATAGAGCTTATGGATAAAACCACATATTTAAATCATTACTACTTTATTAGCCTGCTTAGTTTTCTAATGATTTTTATACCTGCAAATGCTTATTTTTCGATGGATAACTACATAAGAAAAAAAGCGTACATAAATATCCCAAAATGGACCATTGATAGTATAAAGCTTCTTTTGGGGATTGTATATTTTTATGCTGGTTTGGCCAAACTAAACAGTGACTGGCTATTTAGGGCGCAGCCCTTAAAAATATGGTTGCCCGCCAAATATGATTTGCCTTTGATCGGGGAGGTGTTAATGCACCAAAATTGGTTTCACTATACAATGAGTTGGAGTGGTATACTATATGATTTAAGTATTCCCTTTTTATTATTGTACAAAAAATCACGTCGGTTCGCATTCATTTTAGTGGTTATATTTCATGTTTTTACTAGGGTACTATTTCCTATTGGGATGTTCCCTTTTATTATGATTGTCTCGGCACTTATATTTTTTGATGCTGATTTGCATAAAAGGATTATTAGAGCTCTTAAATACATTTTCATATTTAAAATAAATACTTCTTCAGTATCGAAAGTTGATGATTATGCCTTCAATTATAGAAAACCATTGTTATTTATTATTGGAGTTTTTTTTGGTTTTCAGCTTATTTTTCCATTTCGATATTTACTGTATCCAAATGAATTATTTTGGGCAGAAGAGGGCTACCGTTTTTCATGGCGAGTTATGCTTATGGAAAAAATGGGAATATCAACCTTTAAGATCGTAAATGGAGAAACCAATGACTTTTTCTATGTTGACAATAAAGATTTTTTGACCCCATTTCAAGAAAAACAAATGAGCTTTCAACCTGATTTTATTCTAGAATACGCACATTATCTGGGGGATTATTTTACATCCCAAGGCCATGATAATGTACAAGTTTTTGTTGAAAGTTATGTAGCCTTGAATGGAAGGATAAGCGAACTGTTTATCGATAAGGGGATAGATTTGCTCCAAGAAAAGGAATCGTTTAAGCCAAAACATTGGATATTACCATTTAAGGATGACATTAAAGGACTTTAA
- a CDS encoding sugar-transfer associated ATP-grasp domain-containing protein has translation MFKKLFQIQNRQGIIGLNRRNLDLIYPNNHKRDYKLADDKVKTKEILHSNKIACADTYAVIRNVSDIKREWAKCINYGAIAVKPANGSGGGGIKIIKKEEDGTWSNSGIKITERQIFQHITAIVSGFFSRGDGDHCLIEECIVPHPFFAEIYDEGVPDFRIITLKNTPIMSMLRMPTSKSGGMANLHQNGVGIGVDMVNGRLTQVYDGKNYRDHHPDNPKSIKGVTIPFWKEIMALSIATSKAFPLDYLGIDLVIDKTKGPQIMEVNVRPGLAIQLVNQCGLQKAIDHLFQHSRSLHHNYQKLGLNSDSWAY, from the coding sequence ATGTTTAAAAAATTATTTCAAATACAGAATAGACAGGGAATCATCGGTCTTAATCGACGAAACCTAGACTTAATATACCCCAATAACCATAAACGGGATTATAAGTTAGCGGATGACAAGGTGAAAACCAAGGAAATCCTTCACAGCAATAAAATTGCATGTGCGGACACGTATGCGGTTATCCGAAACGTTAGCGATATAAAAAGGGAATGGGCAAAATGCATAAATTATGGTGCTATAGCCGTAAAACCTGCCAATGGGTCCGGTGGCGGTGGCATAAAAATTATAAAAAAAGAGGAAGATGGCACTTGGTCCAATAGCGGTATTAAAATTACAGAGCGTCAAATTTTTCAGCATATCACCGCAATCGTCTCCGGGTTTTTCTCCAGAGGGGACGGTGATCATTGTTTAATTGAAGAATGTATAGTGCCACATCCTTTCTTTGCTGAAATCTATGACGAAGGGGTGCCCGATTTTAGGATCATCACCTTGAAGAACACTCCCATAATGTCAATGCTCCGAATGCCCACATCCAAGTCTGGGGGAATGGCCAATCTGCATCAGAACGGCGTGGGTATAGGAGTGGATATGGTCAATGGCCGACTTACACAGGTCTATGATGGTAAAAATTACAGGGACCATCATCCCGACAATCCTAAATCAATCAAGGGGGTGACCATTCCCTTTTGGAAGGAAATTATGGCACTCTCCATAGCTACATCAAAGGCCTTTCCGTTGGACTATCTGGGCATTGATCTGGTCATAGACAAAACCAAGGGCCCTCAAATTATGGAGGTAAATGTGCGCCCGGGCCTTGCCATCCAGTTGGTGAACCAATGTGGCCTACAAAAAGCCATTGATCATCTATTCCAACATTCAAGATCTCTACATCACAATTATCAGAAACTGGGCCTTAATTCCGATTCTTGGGCATACTAA
- a CDS encoding ISAon1 family transposase N-terminal region protein: protein MDKGTDLSLLSLFLPEGLLDFFDIVGFEQKPIKNPLYDNRLTVFLEEKKQVPERYKDHTFKASGFMEPRVIDDYPIRSNLVSLSLKRRRWDVLIDGKWTKASRDWDDFIAQGTRISKEFAAFLKEING, encoded by the coding sequence ATGGACAAAGGAACCGATTTATCGTTATTGAGCTTATTTTTACCAGAGGGACTACTTGACTTTTTTGATATCGTCGGTTTTGAACAAAAGCCGATAAAGAATCCCTTGTACGACAATCGGTTGACTGTATTTTTAGAGGAGAAAAAGCAGGTACCGGAGCGTTACAAAGATCACACCTTTAAGGCCAGTGGCTTTATGGAGCCCAGGGTCATCGATGATTATCCGATCCGCAGCAATCTGGTCAGCTTGAGCCTCAAGCGCAGGCGCTGGGATGTCCTGATAGATGGAAAGTGGACCAAGGCAAGCCGTGATTGGGATGATTTTATTGCACAGGGGACCCGCATATCAAAGGAGTTCGCTGCTTTTTTAAAAGAGATCAACGGATAA
- a CDS encoding ISAon1 family transposase — protein MSGQQLGSLFGVNGNRLQRQYKDYLSDSKDWEQKGHAKQWLIFPENMGPYLSIDETALSKGELYTIITNKKAKGKKGSIVAIFSGTKVEPIIEQLMKISDKKRARVKEITLDMANSMKTIAKKCFPKAVQVTDRFHVQKLALEALQDIRIKHRWDAIDLENEQIKRAKEKNRAFVPKEFNNGDTRKQLLARSRYLLYKSPNNWTRNQSERSKILFAHYPDIKLAFDLVQGLRNIFNTATSIQTAYTKLAHWHKDVENTGFRAFNTIANTISLNYRSILNYFINRSTNASAESFNAKIKAFRAQFRGVRNTEFFLFRLTQLFA, from the coding sequence CTGAGCGGCCAACAGCTGGGGTCCCTCTTCGGGGTAAACGGCAATAGACTCCAGCGACAGTACAAGGACTATCTGAGCGATTCTAAGGACTGGGAACAAAAGGGACATGCCAAACAGTGGCTCATCTTTCCCGAAAATATGGGGCCTTACCTGTCCATTGACGAAACGGCACTCTCCAAAGGGGAACTCTATACCATAATCACCAACAAAAAGGCCAAGGGCAAAAAAGGGTCCATAGTGGCCATATTCTCCGGTACCAAGGTGGAACCTATCATAGAACAACTAATGAAGATATCGGACAAGAAAAGGGCCAGGGTCAAGGAAATCACCCTGGATATGGCAAACTCCATGAAGACCATCGCCAAAAAATGCTTCCCCAAAGCGGTACAGGTCACCGACAGGTTCCACGTACAGAAACTGGCACTGGAGGCCCTTCAGGACATTCGGATCAAGCATAGATGGGACGCCATAGACCTGGAGAACGAACAGATAAAACGGGCAAAAGAAAAGAACAGGGCCTTCGTCCCAAAAGAATTCAATAACGGGGACACCAGAAAACAACTCTTGGCCCGAAGTAGGTACCTACTTTATAAATCGCCCAACAATTGGACCCGGAACCAATCGGAAAGAAGTAAAATATTGTTCGCCCATTATCCCGATATAAAACTCGCATTCGACCTGGTACAGGGGCTCAGGAACATATTCAATACGGCAACTTCCATTCAAACGGCATATACAAAGCTGGCGCATTGGCACAAAGACGTAGAGAATACAGGCTTCAGGGCCTTCAATACCATTGCCAACACAATATCCCTCAACTATAGGTCGATCCTGAACTATTTTATAAACAGGAGCACAAACGCATCTGCAGAATCCTTCAATGCCAAAATAAAAGCTTTTAGGGCCCAGTTCAGAGGCGTTAGAAATACAGAATTCTTCCTGTTTAGATTAACTCAATTATTTGCATAA
- a CDS encoding imelysin family protein — protein MDLIKKLFLIILGAMSLLACSSPSSEDSPSSSNSDDFDREALLINLADNIIIPAYEDLNIKLKALKLAKDDFISQPDNTNLVALRASWLSAYRTWQFAEMFNIGKAEEILFAFQMNIYPVSITDVEANVFSGTYDLSHTNNNDAVGFPAVDYMLFGIANDDVEILNKYADVKYLNYLSDLINQMQSLTETVLNDWKTSYRDTFVSQKTNTVTSTLNKFVNDYIFYYEKGLRANKFGIPAGVFSSTPLPDKVEGLYSKNISKELALDALLAVQNTFNGKYYGSDRSGESFKSYLGYLKRNDLATAVNSRFDAARQKIQVLDMNFNSQINTDNTKMTEAFDALQLIVVSLKVDMLQAFNISVDYVDADGD, from the coding sequence ATGGATTTGATAAAAAAATTATTTCTAATAATTCTGGGAGCTATGAGTCTCCTGGCATGCAGTTCCCCATCTTCTGAAGATAGCCCAAGTAGTAGTAATTCAGATGATTTTGATAGAGAAGCCCTATTGATCAATTTGGCAGATAATATTATTATACCGGCCTATGAAGATTTAAATATTAAACTTAAAGCATTAAAACTCGCTAAAGATGATTTTATATCTCAACCCGATAACACAAATTTAGTTGCATTGAGGGCATCTTGGCTAAGTGCCTACAGGACATGGCAATTTGCAGAAATGTTTAACATAGGTAAAGCTGAAGAAATTTTATTTGCATTTCAGATGAATATTTATCCCGTCTCCATTACGGATGTGGAAGCAAATGTTTTTTCGGGCACCTATGATCTAAGCCATACCAATAACAATGATGCAGTTGGGTTTCCCGCAGTTGACTATATGTTGTTCGGTATAGCCAATGACGATGTTGAAATTTTAAACAAATATGCAGATGTAAAGTATTTGAATTATTTATCCGATTTAATAAATCAGATGCAGTCTTTGACCGAAACCGTTTTAAACGATTGGAAAACATCCTACAGAGATACCTTTGTCAGTCAAAAAACAAATACAGTAACCAGCACTCTAAATAAGTTTGTAAATGATTACATATTCTATTATGAAAAAGGATTACGCGCGAATAAATTTGGAATCCCCGCAGGTGTTTTTTCTTCTACTCCATTACCTGACAAAGTAGAAGGCCTATATAGCAAGAATATTTCCAAGGAATTAGCCTTGGATGCCTTGCTGGCAGTTCAAAATACATTTAACGGGAAGTACTACGGTTCTGACCGAAGTGGTGAAAGTTTTAAAAGTTATTTGGGTTATTTGAAAAGAAACGACTTAGCAACTGCGGTAAATTCGAGGTTTGATGCTGCTCGGCAAAAAATACAGGTATTGGATATGAACTTTAATTCCCAAATCAATACAGATAATACGAAGATGACCGAAGCTTTTGATGCACTCCAATTAATCGTCGTCTCATTAAAAGTTGATATGCTACAAGCATTTAATATAAGTGTAGATTATGTTGATGCAGATGGTGACTGA
- a CDS encoding DUF4856 domain-containing protein yields the protein MKKFSLNLLLIVSVIFQSCSTDDDGVNDVNQVTAPNTYSFLRNGKSTVNFEGQTTRIKMAEELVSSLKDNSSTEIKLDAMFAHVQGENDFNDDNLNLSNKSIRSKIAASADYFSANTTTSNAIKADFDNWIASQASEVFINWNTTASAGQAGQIQQAGGGSIRYINNKGLELNQAFAKGLIGALMMDQILNNYLSPKVLDKGSNLPNNDNGVLEVNQEFTAMEHKWDEAYGYLYGNETDPEVPQLDADQFLSEYLYKLEGDPDFSEIPVTIYNAFKLGRAAIVAKSYTVRDEQAEIIRENLSKIPAVRAVYYLQAGKTNLESDKATAFHALSEAYGFIYSLQFSRMPNSTIPYVTKTEVDGYLAQLMEGNGFWDVTPETLDSISASIAAEFGFTTAQAAN from the coding sequence ATGAAAAAATTCAGCTTAAACCTATTACTAATAGTATCTGTGATATTCCAGTCATGTTCAACGGATGATGATGGTGTAAATGACGTAAATCAAGTTACAGCCCCCAATACATATAGCTTTTTAAGAAATGGAAAATCTACGGTAAATTTTGAAGGGCAAACTACCCGAATAAAAATGGCGGAAGAATTGGTGTCCTCATTAAAAGATAATTCAAGTACAGAAATAAAATTGGATGCTATGTTTGCCCATGTTCAAGGGGAAAATGATTTTAACGATGACAATTTAAATTTATCCAATAAAAGTATACGTAGCAAAATTGCAGCATCGGCAGATTATTTTTCAGCCAATACCACCACTTCAAATGCCATTAAAGCAGATTTTGATAATTGGATTGCGTCCCAAGCTTCAGAGGTTTTTATAAACTGGAACACAACTGCCTCTGCAGGACAAGCTGGTCAAATACAGCAAGCCGGAGGAGGTTCCATCCGGTATATTAACAATAAAGGACTGGAACTAAATCAAGCTTTTGCCAAGGGGTTGATAGGTGCTTTAATGATGGACCAAATTCTTAATAACTATTTAAGCCCTAAAGTATTGGATAAAGGTTCTAATTTACCAAATAATGATAATGGGGTATTGGAAGTAAATCAGGAATTTACTGCAATGGAACATAAGTGGGATGAGGCTTACGGGTATTTGTATGGGAACGAAACTGATCCCGAAGTACCCCAATTGGATGCAGATCAGTTCTTAAGCGAATATTTATACAAATTGGAAGGTGACCCAGATTTTTCTGAAATACCAGTAACGATATACAATGCTTTTAAATTAGGAAGAGCGGCAATCGTTGCCAAATCTTATACTGTTCGCGATGAACAAGCGGAAATTATCAGGGAAAATTTATCAAAAATACCAGCCGTAAGAGCTGTATATTATTTACAGGCCGGAAAAACCAATTTAGAATCTGATAAAGCTACCGCGTTTCATGCCCTGTCGGAAGCATATGGGTTTATTTACAGTTTACAATTCTCTAGAATGCCTAACTCGACCATACCTTATGTAACCAAAACCGAAGTTGATGGCTATTTAGCGCAACTCATGGAAGGCAACGGGTTTTGGGATGTAACACCAGAAACCCTAGACAGTATTTCAGCATCCATAGCGGCGGAGTTTGGTTTTACTACAGCTCAAGCAGCTAATTAG